One window of Campylobacter avium LMG 24591 genomic DNA carries:
- a CDS encoding phosphatidylserine decarboxylase, whose product MNAFISRYANWILVSLTVLFLLFWLFSGFSVLLFLLILFTLYMYRITKVEVVCTDEKAILAPVDGEIISIQKIEHKILGTCVELQIKNSFYEPGTIRACTDMSIDDYRLRYGLFGCEQRSLNERVFIFAKTSHNKAFAMRIFAGCLDRALKLSDKSFFKPGEEMAFSMNSTISLLLPSDTRLVVGLRDKVKAVSLLGYFS is encoded by the coding sequence ATTTCAAGGTATGCTAATTGGATTTTAGTGTCCTTAACCGTCTTATTTCTTTTGTTTTGGTTGTTTAGCGGCTTTTCTGTTTTGCTATTTTTGCTGATACTTTTTACCCTTTATATGTATAGGATTACTAAGGTTGAGGTGGTTTGCACTGATGAAAAGGCTATTTTAGCTCCGGTTGACGGCGAGATAATTAGCATACAAAAGATAGAGCATAAAATTCTTGGCACCTGCGTAGAGCTTCAGATAAAAAATTCCTTTTATGAGCCAGGAACTATAAGAGCTTGCACTGATATGAGCATAGATGATTATAGATTAAGATATGGGCTTTTTGGTTGCGAGCAAAGGTCTTTGAATGAAAGGGTGTTTATATTTGCAAAAACTTCACATAATAAAGCCTTTGCTATGCGAATTTTCGCAGGTTGTCTTGATAGGGCTTTAAAGCTTAGTGATAAAAGCTTTTTTAAACCCGGCGAAGAAATGGCATTTAGTATGAACTCAACCATTAGCTTACTCTTGCCTAGCGATACTAGGCTAGTTGTTGGTTTAAGAGATAAGGTAAAGGCTGTTTCTTTACTCGGTTATTTTTCATAG
- a CDS encoding ferritin-like domain-containing protein produces the protein MSEFFTSLEQILYADDIDKKFNDFFNFIDDFKSKKMLFNHEAANVLKDNFHPNLRLKEVIKIKRIKEPNSKQSLAVFLHAIAHIEFSAINLALDTSYRFRFLPFDFYKDFLEVAEDEIRHFSLLEKALNELGYKYTDFEAHDTIHSACKATANSLKYRMAVVHRGLEAKGLDANVFVLKKIQNESLSLKKFLEETLKIILDDEINHVSKGDIWWKANKDEQESFIEICAKFKSYVLAGKILNKEARLKAGFDESELDELEDFYKNKHKFT, from the coding sequence GTGAGCGAATTTTTCACTAGCTTAGAGCAAATTTTATATGCTGATGATATAGATAAAAAATTTAATGATTTTTTTAATTTTATAGATGATTTTAAAAGTAAAAAAATGCTTTTTAATCACGAAGCTGCAAATGTGCTTAAAGATAATTTTCACCCTAACTTGCGTTTAAAAGAAGTAATAAAAATCAAGCGCATAAAAGAGCCAAATTCAAAACAAAGCCTTGCCGTGTTTTTGCACGCCATAGCTCATATAGAATTTTCTGCCATAAATTTAGCACTTGATACGAGTTATAGATTTAGGTTTTTGCCATTTGATTTTTATAAGGATTTTTTGGAAGTGGCTGAGGATGAAATCAGGCATTTTAGCTTGCTTGAAAAGGCCTTAAATGAACTTGGGTATAAATACACTGATTTTGAAGCGCACGATACCATACATTCAGCCTGCAAGGCTACTGCGAATTCTTTAAAATACAGAATGGCTGTGGTGCACAGAGGGCTTGAGGCAAAAGGACTTGACGCAAATGTCTTTGTTTTAAAAAAGATACAAAACGAAAGTTTAAGTTTAAAAAAATTTCTAGAAGAGACCTTAAAAATTATACTTGATGATGAGATAAATCATGTTAGCAAGGGCGATATTTGGTGGAAGGCAAATAAAGACGAACAAGAAAGCTTCATAGAAATTTGTGCTAAATTTAAATCCTATGTTCTAGCAGGCAAGATACTTAACAAAGAGGCCAGACTAAAGGCTGGTTTTGATGAAAGCGAGCTAGACGAACTTGAAGATTTTTACAAAAATAAGCACAAATTCACATAA
- the pssA gene encoding CDP-diacylglycerol--serine O-phosphatidyltransferase: MQNNYKLIHIIPNLFTAASAFLGFISIIASINGKFTHALIYIILSLICDGLDGRVARLTKTTSKFGVEFDSLADLVAFGVAPAVLFYTSIGYEYGKLGSLISGLFVVFGAIRLARFNVTTGTYEPSVFIGLPIPTAAVVSAIWTYAYISYGFLKDYALFVLCLNFVLSLLMVSNIRYPSFKKMNLDKTNVLRVLILLIMFLSLLYLYTLESILIAVSLYVCYGIFRAVWAIISRKFM; this comes from the coding sequence ATGCAAAATAATTACAAATTAATTCACATCATCCCAAATCTTTTCACCGCAGCTTCAGCTTTTTTGGGTTTTATCTCAATCATAGCTTCCATAAATGGTAAATTTACTCACGCTCTCATTTATATCATCTTATCATTGATTTGCGATGGGCTTGATGGCAGAGTGGCAAGGCTTACAAAGACCACTTCTAAATTTGGGGTGGAGTTTGATTCTTTGGCTGATTTGGTGGCTTTTGGCGTGGCACCGGCTGTTTTGTTTTACACTAGCATAGGTTATGAATATGGAAAATTAGGCTCTTTAATCAGCGGACTTTTTGTAGTTTTTGGAGCTATAAGACTAGCCAGGTTTAATGTAACTACAGGAACATACGAACCATCAGTCTTTATAGGACTACCCATACCAACGGCAGCTGTTGTAAGTGCTATATGGACCTATGCTTATATAAGTTATGGTTTTTTAAAAGACTATGCCTTGTTTGTTTTATGCTTAAATTTTGTTCTTTCCTTGCTTATGGTTAGCAATATAAGATACCCAAGCTTTAAAAAGATGAATTTGGACAAAACTAATGTTTTAAGAGTGCTCATCTTGCTTATAATGTTTCTTTCCTTGCTTTATCTTTACACCTTAGAAAGCATTTTAATAGCCGTTAGCTTGTATGTGTGTTATGGAATTTTTAGGGCTGTTTGGGCTATTATTAGTAGAAAATTTATGTGA